The nucleotide sequence ACGAATCCGCGTTGTTTCCACTACCCGACTTTATCTGTATGAAGCTGAGACTTGTCTTCTTTTTAATTGCCATACCGCTACTTTTTGGAGGATGCAAAAAACTGCTGATCAACCCCGCCAAACGGATTGCCTGTATTGGTACCAGCATCACCGATGGCTACGTGCTGCCCGTTGAACAGACCTACCCCTATCAGCTCCAGTTACTGACCAACTCGCCCGACAAAGTCCTGAATTATGGCGTTGGCGGCTGTACGGTCCTGAAAAAAGGCGACCGGCCCTACTGGCAGGCCGAGAAATATCAGTTTGCTCTTCAGTGGAAACCCACGACCGTTATTATCGAGTTTGGCACCAACGACTCTAAGAAACAGAACTGGCAATACAAAGACGAGTTCAAGAGCGATTATCTGGCCCTGATCAACTCGTTCAGGAAACTGTCCAGCTCTCCCAAGATCTATATCTGCATCCCAACGCCTGCTTTTCGCGAGAATTTTGAGATTCAGCCGGACGTAGTGAAGAATGAAATCGTTCCGCTGGTTTATGAGATTGCCAGAGAGAACAACCTGCCGATTATCGATTTTAATAAGCTGATGCTCGATCATAGCGAGCTTTTCCCGGACGGCATTCACCCGAATGCGGAAGGAGCGGCCTTATTAGCGAAAGAAGTGCATAAAGTTATCTCGGCAAACTAATTCGTTCTGCTGAACCTGACCCCGGATACGTAACTATGCCTGGCGTAATACAAATTAGCACATACTGAGTATCCGTTATTGACTCACTATAGCGAATTTGCCCGTTCAACAAAAAAGCCCGGCGATAAGCATCACCGGGCTTTCCCATTCGACATATTCTCTCTATATGTTGCCGTTGATTAGTTAACC is from Spirosoma taeanense and encodes:
- a CDS encoding GDSL-type esterase/lipase family protein; its protein translation is MKLRLVFFLIAIPLLFGGCKKLLINPAKRIACIGTSITDGYVLPVEQTYPYQLQLLTNSPDKVLNYGVGGCTVLKKGDRPYWQAEKYQFALQWKPTTVIIEFGTNDSKKQNWQYKDEFKSDYLALINSFRKLSSSPKIYICIPTPAFRENFEIQPDVVKNEIVPLVYEIARENNLPIIDFNKLMLDHSELFPDGIHPNAEGAALLAKEVHKVISAN